One window of Streptococcus troglodytae genomic DNA carries:
- the galU gene encoding UTP--glucose-1-phosphate uridylyltransferase GalU — MPSKKVRKAVIPAAGLGTRFLPATKALAKEMLPIVDKPTIQFIVEEALKSGIEDILVVTGKSKRSIEDHFDSNFELEYNLEQKGKTDLLKLVNDTTAINLHFIRQSHPRGLGDAVLQAKAFVGNEPFVVMLGDDLMDITDDKAVPLTRQLMNDYEETHASTIAVMEVPHEDVSAYGVIAPQGEGVSGLYSVDTFVEKPAPKEAPSNLAIIGRYLLTPEIFTILETQEPGAGNEVQLTDAIDTLNKTQRVFAREFKGKRYDVGDKFGFMKTSIDYALKHPQVKEDLKAYIIELGKKLDQKSTQKNSD; from the coding sequence ATGCCAAGTAAAAAAGTCAGAAAAGCTGTCATCCCTGCGGCAGGTTTAGGAACACGTTTTCTTCCTGCTACCAAGGCTCTTGCCAAAGAAATGCTGCCAATTGTTGATAAGCCAACCATTCAATTTATCGTTGAAGAAGCTTTAAAATCAGGAATTGAAGACATCCTAGTGGTTACAGGTAAATCAAAACGTTCTATTGAAGATCATTTTGATTCAAATTTTGAACTTGAGTACAATCTTGAACAAAAAGGCAAAACAGATTTACTTAAGCTCGTTAATGATACTACTGCAATTAATCTCCATTTTATCCGTCAAAGCCATCCACGCGGGTTAGGTGATGCTGTTCTTCAGGCTAAAGCCTTTGTAGGTAATGAACCTTTCGTTGTTATGCTCGGTGATGATTTGATGGATATTACAGATGACAAGGCTGTTCCTTTGACACGTCAACTTATGAACGATTACGAAGAAACGCATGCCTCAACAATTGCAGTCATGGAGGTTCCACATGAAGATGTTTCTGCCTACGGTGTAATTGCTCCTCAAGGAGAAGGAGTTAGTGGCCTTTACAGTGTTGATACTTTTGTTGAAAAACCTGCTCCTAAAGAAGCGCCTAGCAATCTAGCTATCATTGGTCGTTACTTATTGACTCCGGAAATTTTTACGATTCTTGAAACACAAGAACCCGGTGCTGGCAATGAAGTTCAATTAACAGATGCCATTGATACTCTTAATAAAACACAACGTGTTTTTGCACGTGAATTTAAAGGAAAACGTTATGATGTTGGTGATAAATTTGGTTTCATGAAGACTTCAATTGATTATGCACTTAAACATCCACAAGTTAAAGAAGATTTAAAAGCTTATATTATTGAACTTGGTAAAAAATTAGACCAAAAATCGACTCAAAAAAACTCGGATTAA